One Chitinophagaceae bacterium C216 genomic window carries:
- the nagZ gene encoding Beta-hexosaminidase: protein MMKKFGLFLLATACSFFSYAQNDAAAHKWVEETYKKLTNEERIAQLIIIRAYSNKGVEPNVVNSIKKYNVGSICFFQGGPVRQAKLTNYYQSIAKTPILITIDGEYGLGMRLDSVTQYPYAMTLGAVADPSLVYRTGKAIGAQHKRLGVHVDYAPVVDINNNPNNPVIGFRSFGEDKYRVAKMGVAYMKGMQDAGIMACAKHFPGHGDVDVDSHLDLPVINKSRAELDDMELYPFREMIKAGVQSVMVGHLSVPSIEKGKNRATSISANAVNGILRNELGFTGLTFTDALEMKGVAKFFPGGTIAVEALIAGNDMLCLPESVEGTINAVKEAIKQKRLSWKDIEAKVKKVLRAKYNLGLAHQQPVVLDNLLADLNAETNAIRQEVAKNALTLLKLTNTTTFRNEFFSWPLKKDRKIAYVGFGTKENKALGERLKKDFNADVFYIKYNEPASKGGMVVKAIEEGKYDDVIIGFHDLTLRNTKNNNYGITQEALKSWYALNKTNAITLVFGNPLAINSLCGAQSLVVCYEDDDIFQNVAADWLRGDFVAQGSLPMSVCAYKAGDGKIITNPETAILEPIGDERFAEVDSLAQAGINRRAFPGCVILAAKDGKIVYHKAFGNYEFENAPAMQLHSIFDLASVTKISAVTVSIMKLVEEGKVDLKKKLKDYLPFTRKTNKADLTLENILLHQAGMVPFIPFYKATLDEDGNPRTDLYRSAPEPGFTTPVARNLYIRDDWKDTIWASILQSPVVPQGRKYEYSDNDFWFLGKIVETVSGKALEEYVRDNFYIPLHMTTTGYRPLERFPLERIVPTEIEYGFRNQLIHGTVHDEGAALGGGVAGHAGLFSSAYDLGKLYQMLLNGGELNGRRFLKWETIQNFTAYRSSISRRGYGFDKPEKDNDTRQRPYPSQLASPQTYGHTGFTGTCVWVDPKYNILYIFLSNRVYPSRNSQGLVIDGKDIRGQIQDAIYRALGVTGIS, encoded by the coding sequence ATGATGAAAAAGTTTGGTTTGTTTTTGCTGGCTACAGCCTGTTCTTTTTTTTCCTATGCACAAAATGATGCCGCAGCTCATAAGTGGGTGGAAGAAACCTATAAGAAATTGACCAATGAAGAACGCATCGCCCAACTGATTATTATTAGGGCTTATTCCAATAAAGGGGTAGAGCCTAATGTAGTTAACAGTATTAAGAAATATAACGTAGGTTCAATTTGCTTTTTTCAGGGAGGTCCGGTAAGACAGGCAAAACTGACCAATTATTATCAGAGCATTGCCAAAACTCCTATTCTTATTACTATCGATGGTGAGTACGGTTTAGGTATGCGTCTAGACAGTGTTACACAATATCCTTATGCTATGACGCTAGGTGCCGTCGCTGATCCTTCGCTGGTATATCGTACAGGTAAAGCCATCGGTGCGCAGCACAAACGTCTAGGAGTGCATGTAGACTATGCTCCAGTAGTAGATATTAATAATAATCCCAATAATCCTGTTATCGGCTTTCGCTCATTTGGAGAAGATAAATATCGTGTTGCCAAAATGGGTGTGGCTTATATGAAGGGAATGCAGGATGCCGGCATTATGGCTTGTGCCAAGCATTTTCCCGGACATGGTGATGTAGATGTAGACTCACACTTGGATTTACCAGTGATTAATAAATCGCGTGCCGAACTAGACGATATGGAGCTGTATCCTTTCCGTGAAATGATTAAGGCTGGCGTACAAAGTGTAATGGTAGGGCATCTTTCTGTACCTTCTATTGAAAAAGGAAAAAACCGTGCTACCTCTATTTCGGCTAATGCTGTAAACGGTATTCTCAGAAACGAATTAGGCTTTACCGGGCTTACTTTTACCGATGCCCTAGAGATGAAAGGTGTGGCAAAATTCTTTCCTGGTGGCACCATTGCCGTGGAGGCGCTGATTGCCGGTAATGATATGCTATGCCTGCCCGAAAGTGTAGAAGGAACGATTAATGCAGTGAAAGAAGCTATCAAGCAGAAACGCCTTTCTTGGAAAGATATTGAAGCTAAAGTAAAGAAAGTATTGAGGGCAAAATATAATTTAGGCTTGGCTCATCAGCAGCCCGTAGTGCTGGACAATTTGCTAGCAGACCTAAATGCAGAAACCAATGCTATCAGACAGGAAGTGGCCAAAAACGCTTTGACACTATTGAAACTTACCAATACTACTACCTTCAGAAATGAGTTTTTCTCTTGGCCTTTAAAGAAGGATCGTAAGATTGCTTATGTGGGATTCGGTACAAAGGAAAACAAAGCTCTGGGGGAGCGTTTGAAAAAAGATTTTAATGCTGATGTGTTTTATATCAAATACAACGAGCCTGCTAGTAAAGGAGGCATGGTGGTAAAAGCAATTGAGGAAGGGAAGTATGATGATGTGATCATCGGTTTTCATGATCTTACCTTGAGAAATACCAAGAACAACAATTATGGCATCACTCAGGAAGCACTGAAAAGCTGGTATGCATTGAATAAAACCAATGCTATTACTCTGGTGTTTGGTAACCCACTGGCCATAAATAGCCTCTGTGGAGCCCAATCTTTAGTAGTATGTTATGAAGATGATGATATCTTTCAAAATGTAGCGGCAGACTGGCTTCGCGGCGACTTTGTCGCTCAGGGGTCGTTGCCGATGAGTGTGTGTGCCTATAAAGCCGGCGATGGAAAAATTATTACAAATCCCGAAACGGCAATATTAGAGCCTATAGGCGACGAGCGTTTTGCTGAAGTTGATTCGCTGGCACAAGCTGGCATCAATAGAAGAGCTTTTCCCGGATGTGTAATACTTGCTGCCAAAGACGGCAAGATTGTTTATCACAAAGCTTTCGGAAACTATGAGTTCGAAAATGCTCCTGCTATGCAGCTCCACAGTATTTTTGATCTGGCTTCGGTTACTAAAATATCGGCAGTAACGGTATCCATCATGAAACTGGTGGAAGAGGGAAAGGTAGATTTAAAAAAAAAGCTGAAGGACTATTTACCGTTTACTCGAAAAACGAACAAAGCAGATCTGACTCTGGAAAACATATTGCTGCATCAGGCCGGTATGGTACCTTTCATTCCTTTTTATAAAGCCACCCTTGATGAGGATGGCAATCCTAGAACTGATCTTTATCGTTCTGCTCCGGAGCCCGGGTTTACCACACCTGTAGCTAGAAACCTTTACATACGCGACGACTGGAAGGATACCATCTGGGCGAGTATCTTGCAAAGTCCTGTTGTACCACAGGGTAGAAAGTACGAATATAGCGATAACGATTTTTGGTTTCTGGGAAAAATTGTGGAAACCGTATCCGGAAAGGCATTGGAAGAATACGTTCGGGATAATTTTTATATTCCGTTGCACATGACTACTACAGGGTATCGCCCTTTGGAACGTTTTCCTCTCGAACGAATTGTACCTACCGAAATAGAGTATGGTTTTCGCAATCAATTGATTCATGGCACAGTACATGATGAAGGCGCAGCTTTGGGAGGTGGTGTTGCTGGTCATGCAGGTTTGTTTTCCAGTGCATACGATCTTGGTAAACTGTATCAGATGTTATTGAACGGAGGAGAGCTGAACGGCCGTCGTTTTCTGAAATGGGAAACCATACAAAATTTTACGGCTTATCGTAGCAGCATCAGCCGCAGAGGCTATGGTTTTGACAAGCCCGAAAAAGATAATGACACTCGCCAACGTCCCTATCCAAGCCAGCTAGCCTCACCACAAACTTATGGACATACAGGGTTTACCGGCACTTGTGTATGGGTAGATCCTAAGTATAACATCCTTTATATTTTCCTTTCCAATAGAGTGTATCCTTCACGCAATAGCCAAGGCCTAGTTATCGATGGTAAAGATATTCGCGGCCAAATTCAGGATGCTATTTATCGGGCACTTGGTGTAACAGGAATATCCTAA
- the mutL gene encoding DNA mismatch repair protein MutL — translation MSDKIVLLPDNIANQIAAGEVIQRPASAVKELLENAVDAGATEIKLIVSEAGKTLLQVIDNGCGMSETDARMCFERHATSKIKNIDDLFHIKTMGFRGEALASIAAVAQVTLKTRREEDEAGTLLEVENSVVQRQEPVATPKGTNIAMKNLFFNIPARRNFLKSNAAEMRHIVEEFTRVAMAFPEIRFTLTSNGQELFYLEKGSLKQRIVQLLGNSYNAKLVAVNEETDYMNIHGFVGKPETAKKTRGDQYFFVNNRFIKSAYLNHAVMSAYQEMIPADSFPMYVLFIDIDPSQVDVNVHPTKQEIKFEDEKIVYAFVQAAVKHALAQFSITPTLDFDLDASIQQLPSVSQPFTQDKKEIVTTSPLYKGFTQKNQAHFIDRPSASELKHWKDFYEPIQKKPVFFDHQEENSAPTFISPPISSGFTVDENTELAQVLQSYILFPTTESFLLVNQQAAHERVLYEQMSLASEQQPITVQRSMFPITLDITPSDAVILNELLPHFKILGYLIEPFGKNSFVIQGTPADLEPGQEKQIIDFTIEQYKHFNSELKLSQREKLIRSLARQRAVKTGTRLTEQEMRQLLKNLFACSVYNIAPNGNPIYLEFKKEQIERMFGR, via the coding sequence TTGTCTGACAAAATCGTTTTATTACCCGATAATATTGCCAATCAAATCGCTGCCGGCGAGGTGATTCAACGCCCTGCCAGTGCAGTAAAAGAGCTATTGGAGAATGCTGTAGATGCAGGCGCTACGGAAATAAAGCTGATTGTATCCGAAGCCGGCAAAACCTTATTGCAGGTTATTGACAATGGTTGCGGCATGAGCGAAACCGATGCTCGTATGTGTTTTGAACGGCATGCTACCTCCAAGATTAAGAACATCGACGATCTGTTTCATATCAAAACAATGGGATTTCGGGGCGAGGCATTGGCTTCTATTGCAGCCGTAGCTCAAGTTACCCTTAAAACGCGTCGCGAAGAAGACGAGGCCGGTACTTTACTAGAAGTTGAAAACAGCGTGGTACAAAGACAGGAACCGGTAGCCACACCCAAAGGCACCAATATTGCCATGAAAAACCTGTTCTTCAATATTCCGGCTCGACGCAACTTTCTAAAAAGCAATGCGGCCGAAATGCGGCACATTGTAGAGGAGTTTACAAGGGTAGCCATGGCCTTTCCTGAAATTCGGTTTACACTTACTTCTAACGGACAAGAACTGTTTTATCTGGAAAAAGGCAGCCTGAAGCAGCGTATCGTACAACTGCTAGGTAATAGCTACAATGCCAAACTGGTGGCTGTAAACGAAGAAACAGACTATATGAATATTCACGGTTTTGTGGGCAAACCCGAAACCGCTAAAAAGACACGGGGCGATCAATATTTCTTCGTCAACAACCGCTTCATCAAAAGTGCTTATTTGAATCATGCGGTGATGTCGGCCTATCAGGAAATGATTCCGGCAGACAGTTTTCCCATGTATGTGCTGTTTATCGATATTGATCCTAGTCAGGTAGATGTAAACGTGCATCCGACCAAACAGGAAATAAAATTTGAGGACGAAAAAATTGTATACGCCTTTGTGCAAGCAGCCGTAAAACATGCGCTAGCACAGTTCAGTATCACGCCTACGCTTGATTTTGATCTAGACGCCTCTATTCAGCAACTACCTTCGGTATCACAACCTTTTACACAGGACAAAAAAGAAATCGTCACAACTTCGCCGCTTTATAAAGGGTTTACGCAAAAAAATCAGGCTCATTTTATCGACAGACCTTCCGCCTCGGAGCTAAAGCACTGGAAAGATTTTTACGAGCCTATTCAAAAAAAGCCTGTTTTTTTCGACCATCAAGAAGAAAACTCCGCACCCACATTCATCAGCCCCCCAATTAGTTCGGGTTTTACTGTGGATGAAAATACGGAATTGGCACAAGTACTACAGTCGTATATCCTTTTTCCCACCACGGAAAGCTTTTTGCTGGTAAATCAGCAAGCAGCACATGAAAGAGTATTGTACGAACAGATGAGTCTAGCCTCGGAGCAGCAACCCATTACGGTACAAAGGAGTATGTTTCCTATCACATTGGATATTACGCCCAGCGATGCCGTCATTCTCAACGAATTGCTGCCACATTTCAAAATTTTGGGTTATCTTATAGAGCCGTTTGGGAAAAATAGTTTTGTAATCCAAGGTACCCCTGCCGACTTGGAGCCGGGCCAAGAAAAACAGATTATCGATTTTACCATCGAGCAATACAAACATTTCAACAGTGAGCTTAAACTCAGCCAAAGAGAAAAACTGATTCGCTCGCTGGCCCGACAACGTGCTGTAAAAACCGGTACCCGACTTACCGAACAGGAAATGAGACAATTACTAAAAAATCTTTTTGCCTGCTCTGTATACAATATTGCTCCTAATGGCAATCCCATTTATCTGGAGTTTAAAAAAGAACAGATAGAACGCATGTTTGGGCGCTAA
- the hsaD gene encoding 4,5:9,10-diseco-3-hydroxy-5,9,17-trioxoandrosta-1(10),2-diene-4-oate hydrolase — MQYEIKQHDKFSFIEEGEGQPLVLLHGLFGALSNFTELIHFFKRYNKVVVPMLPLLDMDILHTSVSGLAKYLHKFIELRDYKNIHLLGNSLGGHVGLVYLLKYENKNRVKTVTLTGSSGLFESAMGDSYPKRGDREYIRKKTEYTFYDPAMATEELVDEVFSITNNRLKVIKIIALAKSAIRNNLEKELQNIQIPALLIWGKNDNVTPPFVAEEFHKLLPNSELHFIDKCGHAPMMEVPDEFNRILFNFLKKHSAIATEA; from the coding sequence ATGCAATACGAAATAAAACAACACGACAAATTCAGTTTTATTGAGGAAGGAGAAGGACAACCCCTCGTGTTGTTGCATGGTCTTTTTGGTGCATTGAGCAACTTTACCGAGCTTATTCATTTCTTTAAGCGTTATAATAAGGTAGTTGTTCCAATGCTTCCGCTGTTGGATATGGATATTTTGCATACCAGCGTAAGCGGATTAGCCAAGTATCTGCACAAGTTTATCGAACTGAGGGACTATAAAAATATTCATCTACTAGGTAACTCATTGGGCGGCCACGTAGGGCTAGTATACCTGTTGAAATACGAAAACAAAAATCGTGTGAAAACGGTAACCCTTACAGGTAGCTCAGGACTCTTTGAAAGTGCCATGGGGGATAGCTACCCCAAAAGAGGCGATAGGGAATATATTCGCAAAAAAACAGAGTATACTTTCTATGACCCGGCTATGGCTACCGAAGAGTTGGTAGACGAGGTTTTTTCCATCACCAACAATCGCCTCAAGGTTATCAAGATTATTGCACTAGCCAAAAGTGCTATCCGCAACAATCTTGAAAAGGAATTACAAAATATTCAAATTCCGGCCCTATTGATATGGGGAAAAAACGACAATGTAACGCCTCCCTTTGTAGCCGAGGAGTTTCATAAGTTGTTGCCCAATAGCGAACTGCATTTTATAGACAAATGTGGCCACGCCCCCATGATGGAAGTTCCCGACGAATTCAACCGGATATTATTTAATTTCCTAAAAAAACACTCCGCGATTGCAACAGAAGCCTGA
- the bamA_1 gene encoding Outer membrane protein assembly factor BamA, whose translation MHFINIKKYLLWLLIIFGTCTTVVAQEDTTRIEHQEDIESNPSPIAPNSFSLDSLKDIIGDKQLYVRSIIIEGNKRTRPAILLRELPFKEGDSVRLYHLPEIFAQSKIQIMNTTLFHRAEVFIKNVEDANIDVGIFVKEKWYIYPIPYVKPIDRNLNEWLFENSASIQRLDYGIKLNYDNLTGNNDKLRFFLITGYTRQLLLSYTTPYVDKDMKWGASINLSLGKTHEINATTLNDKQLFIKDTADYIRNFFKGTVEATYRPAFFTKHFFGFGYNVVRVGDSVLITNPNYFKNGAKKVWYPEFYYRLLYQNLDYIPYPTSGHAGELFVTKQGVNSKHNLWQITAKAQGYWHLGYRTFYNISALGTVKFPFKQPYYNLPILGYNDMNLRGYEPYVVDGVAGGLVNVTLFKQLTNFSFSIPALRWLTDRLIPLKIYGKVYGNAGYVYHPEPGDNRLPNRLLLGGGVGFDLWTVNDFTFKFEFSFNQLGQNGLFLHKKTLF comes from the coding sequence ATGCATTTTATTAACATTAAAAAATATTTGTTGTGGCTCTTAATAATTTTCGGCACCTGTACAACAGTTGTTGCTCAGGAGGATACTACACGCATTGAACACCAGGAAGATATTGAAAGCAATCCTTCTCCCATTGCACCTAACAGCTTTAGTCTCGACAGTCTAAAAGATATCATTGGCGATAAGCAACTTTACGTTCGTAGTATCATCATCGAGGGCAATAAACGCACACGTCCGGCCATATTACTTCGCGAGCTACCTTTTAAGGAAGGCGATAGTGTGCGCTTATACCACTTGCCCGAAATCTTTGCGCAGTCCAAAATACAAATCATGAATACCACGCTTTTCCACCGTGCGGAAGTATTCATAAAAAATGTTGAGGATGCCAATATCGATGTAGGCATTTTTGTAAAGGAAAAATGGTATATCTATCCAATTCCTTATGTAAAACCTATCGACCGCAACTTGAACGAATGGCTTTTTGAAAACTCAGCCAGTATTCAAAGACTTGATTATGGTATTAAACTGAACTATGATAACCTTACCGGAAACAACGACAAACTGCGCTTTTTTCTGATTACCGGTTATACACGACAACTATTACTGAGCTATACTACACCCTATGTAGATAAAGACATGAAATGGGGTGCCAGCATTAATCTATCGCTTGGGAAAACGCATGAAATCAATGCCACTACTCTTAACGATAAACAGCTATTTATAAAAGATACCGCCGATTATATCCGCAACTTTTTCAAAGGTACCGTTGAGGCAACCTATCGTCCTGCTTTTTTCACTAAACACTTTTTTGGCTTTGGTTACAATGTGGTGCGAGTGGGAGATTCCGTTCTTATCACCAATCCCAATTATTTTAAAAACGGAGCAAAGAAAGTTTGGTATCCGGAGTTTTACTACCGGCTTCTCTACCAAAACTTGGATTATATACCCTACCCCACCAGCGGTCATGCAGGCGAGTTATTTGTTACAAAGCAAGGAGTAAATTCCAAACACAACCTCTGGCAAATTACGGCTAAGGCGCAAGGCTACTGGCATCTGGGATATCGAACCTTTTACAATATTTCAGCATTAGGTACAGTAAAGTTTCCCTTCAAACAACCTTATTATAATTTACCAATTCTGGGCTATAACGATATGAACCTGCGCGGCTATGAACCTTATGTGGTGGACGGTGTAGCCGGAGGACTCGTAAATGTGACGCTTTTCAAACAGCTTACTAATTTCAGTTTTAGTATTCCAGCCCTCAGATGGCTTACCGACCGTTTGATCCCATTAAAGATATATGGAAAAGTTTACGGCAATGCCGGTTATGTGTATCATCCCGAACCGGGTGATAACAGACTGCCCAATCGATTGTTGCTGGGTGGAGGTGTAGGCTTTGATCTATGGACCGTAAACGACTTTACTTTTAAGTTTGAGTTTTCGTTTAACCAATTAGGACAAAACGGGTTATTTTTACATAAGAAGACATTATTTTAA
- the nadK gene encoding NAD kinase, with the protein MKVAVYSRGIAPSTYEDVKTFFEELRHYKLKYVLYKPLYEELKEPLNLSDRTPTFTVSEDLDSDVEFIIGLGGDGTLLDTITLIKDKPISIMGINFGRLGFLSSIGRDNLALAIKALALRTYISEKRTLIHVDADVPIFGDIPFGLNEFAIHKRDTASMLKIHTYINGELLNTYWADGIIVSTPTGSTGYSLSCGGPIVFPDSENFVITPVAPHHLNVRSLVVNDNSIISFEIESRWDEIICALDSRKEIISKNVSLAVRKEKFSVNLIRLSENNFLHTIQTKLIWGLDRRNPYP; encoded by the coding sequence ATGAAAGTAGCGGTATACAGCAGAGGCATCGCCCCCTCTACATACGAGGATGTTAAAACATTCTTCGAAGAACTGAGGCATTACAAACTCAAGTATGTGCTTTATAAACCCCTGTATGAAGAACTAAAAGAGCCTTTGAACCTGAGCGACCGCACACCTACTTTTACCGTATCGGAAGACCTTGACAGTGATGTGGAGTTTATTATAGGACTGGGAGGAGACGGTACTTTACTAGATACCATCACGCTGATTAAGGATAAACCCATTTCGATAATGGGAATTAACTTTGGCAGATTGGGCTTCCTCTCTAGCATAGGACGCGATAATCTGGCCCTTGCTATAAAAGCGCTGGCGCTTCGCACTTATATCAGTGAAAAAAGAACACTCATACATGTAGATGCAGATGTCCCCATTTTTGGCGATATCCCCTTTGGTCTCAACGAATTTGCCATTCACAAACGCGATACTGCATCAATGCTGAAAATTCACACTTACATCAATGGTGAGCTGCTCAATACATATTGGGCCGACGGCATCATTGTATCTACGCCTACGGGCTCTACAGGTTACTCATTAAGTTGTGGTGGACCTATTGTGTTTCCAGACTCTGAAAACTTTGTCATCACACCTGTAGCCCCACACCACCTCAATGTGCGCTCGCTGGTAGTGAACGATAACAGTATTATTTCTTTTGAAATCGAGAGCCGATGGGACGAAATTATCTGTGCGCTGGATTCTCGTAAAGAAATTATTTCCAAAAACGTTTCTCTAGCCGTACGAAAAGAAAAGTTCTCCGTAAATCTGATTCGCTTAAGTGAGAACAATTTCTTGCATACCATTCAAACCAAGCTCATCTGGGGACTTGATAGAAGAAACCCTTATCCCTAA
- the rnhB gene encoding Ribonuclease HII — MKKNAGVTLPNRYQQGVLDAGCDEAGRGCYAGPVFAAAVILPEDFYHPLLNDSKQVSAKVRETLKTYIEEHALSYSVAMVDVDEIDSINILKASQKAMHLALDGLHIRPEFISVDGNYFISYQNIPHQCIVKGDGRYAHIAAASILAKTYRDAYMCQLHEQFPQYNWYANKGYGTAEHRKAIEDNGLSIHHRKSFRITPSQLSFFE; from the coding sequence ATGAAAAAGAATGCAGGTGTAACATTGCCCAACCGTTATCAACAAGGAGTACTCGACGCCGGATGTGATGAGGCGGGTAGGGGCTGCTACGCCGGACCTGTATTTGCAGCTGCAGTTATTTTACCCGAAGATTTTTATCATCCATTGCTAAACGATAGCAAACAAGTATCAGCGAAGGTGCGAGAAACGCTGAAAACTTATATAGAAGAACATGCGCTGTCCTACAGTGTGGCCATGGTAGATGTAGATGAAATTGATAGTATTAATATCCTTAAAGCATCTCAAAAAGCCATGCATCTGGCATTAGACGGACTACATATACGCCCTGAATTTATTTCGGTGGATGGTAATTATTTTATCTCCTATCAAAACATTCCACATCAGTGTATTGTGAAAGGCGATGGCCGCTATGCGCATATAGCAGCAGCCAGTATTTTAGCTAAAACCTATAGAGATGCATATATGTGCCAACTGCACGAGCAATTTCCGCAGTACAACTGGTACGCCAATAAAGGATACGGTACTGCCGAGCACCGAAAAGCCATAGAAGACAACGGGCTCTCCATTCATCATCGCAAAAGTTTTCGTATTACACCATCTCAATTAAGTTTTTTCGAGTAA
- the bmrU gene encoding Putative lipid kinase BmrU, producing MHRKIIYIINPISGTRSKQRVQNIIAKETAKAGIDFQFMPSVASGDYSYIEQIIIEEGITDVVIVGGDGTVSQVVDSLMHLPIQFGVIPCGSGNGLAFSAGIPKTPHKALDVIFNNQAHRVDGFRVNKHFACMLCGIGFDAQVAHDFAKANQRGLTTYIKKIFTNFFSAKAYSFKIKLKNKSFSTSAYFISIANSNQFGNNFTIAPKASLSDGLLDVVIVTDQPKFTLLYNTIKQVGGLNSLQAKESIDANKGVIYFQTDELTIENIDNAPVHIDGDPAETQYKLHVVIQPDCFKLLVGKKSI from the coding sequence GTGCATCGTAAGATTATATATATCATCAATCCGATTTCGGGTACACGTTCAAAACAACGTGTTCAAAACATCATTGCGAAGGAAACGGCAAAGGCAGGCATCGATTTTCAATTTATGCCTTCGGTAGCCAGCGGGGATTATTCTTATATCGAGCAGATAATAATTGAAGAAGGTATTACCGATGTCGTCATTGTAGGAGGAGACGGAACTGTAAGTCAGGTGGTTGATAGTCTGATGCATTTGCCCATTCAGTTTGGTGTCATCCCATGCGGTTCGGGAAACGGATTGGCTTTTAGTGCCGGCATTCCTAAAACGCCACACAAAGCACTGGATGTGATTTTTAATAATCAGGCCCATCGTGTGGATGGCTTCCGGGTGAACAAGCATTTTGCTTGCATGTTATGCGGCATTGGCTTCGATGCACAGGTAGCGCATGATTTTGCAAAAGCCAATCAGCGCGGACTTACAACGTACATAAAAAAAATATTTACCAATTTTTTTTCAGCTAAAGCCTATTCGTTTAAGATTAAGCTTAAGAATAAGAGTTTTTCTACCAGTGCCTATTTTATCAGTATCGCTAACAGTAATCAGTTTGGCAATAATTTTACCATTGCTCCTAAAGCATCGCTCAGCGATGGCTTGCTGGACGTCGTTATCGTTACTGACCAGCCTAAGTTTACGCTGTTGTACAATACGATTAAACAGGTTGGTGGGCTAAATTCTTTACAGGCGAAAGAAAGTATCGATGCCAACAAAGGCGTGATTTATTTTCAGACGGATGAATTAACGATAGAGAATATCGATAATGCGCCGGTGCATATTGATGGTGATCCTGCGGAAACGCAATACAAATTGCATGTGGTTATACAGCCCGATTGTTTTAAATTGCTCGTAGGAAAAAAATCTATATGA
- the zur gene encoding Zinc uptake regulation protein: MKNDTASILRASNLSVTPGRQKILQLFLDSDGALAHSDIEKGTGEHFDRVTIYRTLQAFVEKGLIHVIPSTDNSVKYALCRNECTEGHHHDHHIHFVCERCNTTYCLDNVITPQVHLPESYILSQVEVVAKGICKDCAAIKKP; the protein is encoded by the coding sequence ATGAAGAATGATACTGCATCCATATTGAGAGCAAGTAACCTCAGCGTTACACCGGGAAGGCAGAAGATATTGCAGTTATTTCTCGATAGCGATGGGGCACTCGCTCATTCAGATATTGAAAAAGGTACAGGAGAACATTTCGATAGAGTTACCATTTACCGCACCCTACAGGCATTTGTGGAAAAAGGACTCATTCATGTTATTCCTTCTACAGATAATTCAGTGAAATATGCTTTGTGTAGAAACGAATGTACCGAGGGCCATCATCATGACCATCACATACATTTTGTATGCGAACGATGTAATACTACCTATTGTTTAGATAATGTGATAACGCCGCAAGTGCATTTGCCCGAAAGCTATATTCTATCACAAGTGGAAGTTGTTGCTAAAGGTATATGTAAAGATTGTGCTGCAATAAAAAAGCCCTGA
- the ypmQ gene encoding SCO1 protein, with protein MRKKLIYYLVFFSGLTVIFYAIVSWLIPGYNDRKLEPISIVQPFSFTNQDGKPFTNKEVDGKVYVAEFFFTTCPGICPMMNDNMKKVYAELKNEPDFLILSYTCDPDTDTPERLKVYSDSLNVDTQKWVFLTGRKDSLYNMARFSYSIDDVNNNLVSIEDDFIHSQFWALVNRKGEVIAIYDGLKQKEVNALIKDVRKELTRKL; from the coding sequence GTGCGTAAGAAACTTATTTATTATCTGGTATTTTTTTCGGGTCTAACCGTTATTTTTTATGCTATAGTGTCCTGGCTTATACCGGGTTATAACGACAGAAAACTGGAACCCATAAGCATTGTACAACCTTTTAGCTTTACCAATCAGGATGGAAAACCGTTTACCAATAAAGAGGTAGATGGGAAAGTGTACGTGGCTGAGTTTTTCTTTACTACTTGCCCGGGTATATGCCCAATGATGAACGATAATATGAAAAAAGTGTATGCCGAGCTGAAAAACGAACCCGATTTTTTAATTCTTTCCTATACATGTGATCCGGATACCGATACCCCCGAAAGGCTAAAAGTGTACTCTGATTCGCTGAATGTGGATACCCAAAAATGGGTTTTTCTTACAGGCAGGAAAGACAGCTTATACAACATGGCTCGCTTTAGTTATTCAATAGATGATGTAAATAATAATCTGGTAAGCATAGAGGACGACTTCATACATAGTCAGTTTTGGGCCTTGGTAAATCGCAAAGGCGAAGTGATTGCTATTTATGATGGCCTAAAACAAAAAGAAGTGAATGCGCTGATAAAAGATGTTCGCAAAGAGCTTACACGAAAGTTATAG
- the acpP_2 gene encoding Acyl carrier protein: MEREALKQQVKEQIVKFLNLNTVNPADIKDDEPLFGEGLGLDSIDSIELIVMLSREYGINIQDPKEGRKVLTSVNTMVDYIEQHRTK, from the coding sequence ATGGAAAGAGAAGCGCTGAAACAGCAGGTCAAGGAACAGATTGTCAAGTTTTTAAATCTGAATACCGTAAATCCTGCTGATATTAAAGATGACGAACCTTTGTTTGGAGAAGGCCTCGGGCTCGACTCTATCGATTCGATAGAACTGATTGTTATGCTATCAAGAGAATACGGCATCAATATTCAGGACCCCAAGGAAGGCCGTAAAGTTCTTACCAGCGTAAACACAATGGTCGATTATATTGAGCAGCATCGCACAAAATAA